One Jeotgalicoccus saudimassiliensis DNA window includes the following coding sequences:
- a CDS encoding LysR family transcriptional regulator encodes MDIRQLRYFIVIAEEKQVSAAAKKLFMSQPPLSQQLKNMEQSLGEKLFERSGKFLELTEAGKTLYKYAIEITQMMEEAKSEVADVGAGMDGRLSVGINTFSLSNINEVFHDFRSRFPKIKYRIQQNESSLLCYLLKEREIELAIVRLPLEINDFTLQHLYSEPFYVVTSKEKKLFKGNATLKEIGKYPLVLPSIEGLGVYYSIHEAFSKAKIQPDVIAEFSDLKLMMELVSTDFGISIVPESLLHLYSEYPVNVHKIPESESLTGDVGLIWLKDHRLSKAAQNFADMLTAAVREKPGNEELYKR; translated from the coding sequence ATGGACATTCGTCAATTACGGTACTTTATAGTCATTGCTGAGGAGAAGCAGGTCTCCGCTGCAGCAAAGAAACTGTTTATGTCACAGCCTCCGTTAAGCCAGCAGCTGAAAAATATGGAGCAGTCTCTCGGAGAAAAACTGTTTGAGAGAAGCGGAAAGTTTTTGGAACTGACAGAAGCGGGTAAAACATTATATAAATACGCTATTGAAATTACACAGATGATGGAAGAAGCAAAAAGTGAAGTCGCAGACGTCGGTGCCGGCATGGACGGCAGATTATCAGTCGGTATTAATACATTTTCATTATCCAATATTAACGAAGTGTTTCATGACTTCAGAAGCAGATTCCCGAAAATAAAATACAGAATCCAACAGAACGAATCATCTCTGTTATGTTATTTACTGAAAGAGCGGGAAATAGAGCTGGCAATCGTGAGACTGCCTCTGGAAATTAACGATTTTACGCTGCAGCATTTATACAGCGAGCCATTTTATGTTGTGACTTCAAAAGAGAAGAAATTGTTTAAAGGGAATGCGACACTGAAAGAAATTGGTAAATATCCGCTGGTTCTCCCAAGTATTGAAGGACTTGGGGTATATTATTCAATACACGAAGCATTTTCAAAAGCAAAAATACAGCCGGACGTTATTGCTGAGTTCTCCGATTTAAAACTGATGATGGAACTCGTATCCACCGACTTCGGTATATCAATTGTGCCTGAATCACTGCTTCATCTGTACAGCGAGTATCCGGTCAATGTTCATAAAATCCCAGAATCAGAAAGTTTGACAGGAGACGTCGGTTTAATCTGGCTGAAAGACCACAGGCTGTCAAAAGCAGCACAGAACTTCGCAGATATGCTGACAGCAGCTGTAAGAGAGAAACCGGGGAATGAAGAATTATACAAGAGGTGA
- a CDS encoding bile acid:sodium symporter family protein — protein sequence MLNSFNSKIQSLMPILTPLCVVLGVIFHNIGGHLLFLVPILFAFMTFTGSLGMRFTDVKVFKKHPGAILFVILFLHILMPVWAYFLSSFIFDDHLLVIGFVISVAVPTGVTSIIWISICRGNFPLGLSIILIDTLLAPFILPVILDALAGEAIKLDTASIILDLIWMIVLPSILGLVISELRKGQVKEMSQMLAPFSKLCLFGIVAINSSAVAPFLTDITLELIGVILFVFILAGSGYGLALILGHLLFRNTQTVTSLVFLGGMRNIAIGTVIAVTYFPPKVAMPVVFGMLFQQVLASLYAKVVNKYQVKYEV from the coding sequence GTGCTGAACAGCTTTAACAGCAAAATACAGTCATTGATGCCGATACTCACACCGCTGTGTGTGGTGCTTGGCGTAATATTTCATAATATCGGCGGACATCTGTTATTTTTAGTGCCGATTCTATTTGCGTTTATGACATTTACAGGCAGTTTAGGAATGAGATTCACCGATGTAAAAGTATTTAAAAAACATCCCGGCGCTATTTTATTTGTTATTTTATTTTTACATATTTTAATGCCGGTATGGGCGTATTTTTTATCATCCTTTATTTTTGACGATCACCTGCTCGTCATCGGATTTGTGATTTCAGTTGCAGTGCCGACGGGGGTCACGAGCATTATCTGGATTAGCATATGCAGGGGGAACTTTCCGCTCGGGCTGTCAATTATCTTAATCGATACGCTGCTTGCGCCGTTTATACTGCCGGTCATTCTGGATGCACTTGCCGGCGAAGCGATAAAGCTTGATACCGCATCAATTATCCTGGATCTAATCTGGATGATCGTCCTGCCGTCGATTTTAGGCCTGGTAATCAGTGAATTAAGAAAAGGCCAGGTGAAAGAGATGAGCCAGATGCTCGCACCGTTCTCAAAACTTTGTCTGTTCGGTATTGTTGCCATTAACAGCAGTGCTGTTGCGCCGTTTTTAACAGATATTACTTTGGAACTGATCGGGGTCATTCTGTTCGTCTTTATACTTGCCGGATCCGGTTACGGTCTCGCTTTAATACTCGGACATTTACTTTTCAGAAATACACAGACTGTCACTTCACTCGTCTTTTTAGGCGGTATGAGAAATATTGCCATCGGTACAGTTATTGCTGTAACTTACTTCCCGCCAAAAGTTGCTATGCCTGTCGTATTTGGAATGCTATTCCAGCAAGTACTCGCATCGCTGTATGCCAAAGTCGTCAATAAATATCAGGTGAAGTATGAAGTGTAA